In Apium graveolens cultivar Ventura chromosome 10, ASM990537v1, whole genome shotgun sequence, the following are encoded in one genomic region:
- the LOC141691708 gene encoding uncharacterized protein LOC141691708, with translation MLTKTNYTAWALKMKVFMQAHGVWDAIEPKETKDGKSIVEDKEAWNAIKTVSLGADKVKAARAQTLKGEFEYLKMKEMEQLDDFYMRLNNLPRRDVRDVQKEVNLSKTEEEEPALLFTECRDDETGMIMLNEERMVPELKASDEGRDSQVWFLENGAGNHMTGQKGKFKDLDENVKGVVRFGDGSSVDIKGKGTVSFKCKNGEEKSLRDVYFIPKLRNNIISLGQMAEDFNKVVLDGDLLWIHDEKGILLMKVTKSVN, from the exons ATGCTGACAAAAACGAATTACACCGCATGGGCATTGAAGATGAAAGTCTTTATGCAAGCTCATGGAGTATGGGATGCCATAGAACCCAAAGAAACTAAAGATGGGAAAAGCATCGTGGAGGACAAA GAGGCTTGGAACGCTATTAAGACGGTGAGTTTGGGTGCAGATAAGGTCAAAGCAGCTCGGGCACAGACTTTAAAAGGTGAATTTGAGTATTTAAAGATGAAAGAAATGGAACAATTGGATGACTTTTACATGAGGCTAAACAACCTG CCACGAAGAGATGTGAGAGACGTACAGAAAGAGGTCAACCTGTCCAAGACAGAGGAAGAAGAGCCTGCACTTTTGTTCACCGAGTGCAGGGATGATGAAACTGGGATGATCATGTTGAATGAGGAAAGAATGGTCCCCGAATTAAAGGCATCAGATGAAGGAAGAGATTCACAAGTGTGGTTCCTCGAAAATGGGGCCGGCAATCATATGACTGGTCAAAAGGGAAAATTCAAGGATCTAGATGAAAATGTAAAAGGCGTGGTTCGATTTGGAGATGGCTCCTCTGTTGATATAAAGGGGAAGGGGACTGTATCTTTTAAATGTAAAAATGGAGAAGAAAAATCGTTACGAGACGTATACTTCATCCCAAAGCTGCGTAACAACATAATAAGTCTCGGACAAATGGCTGAAGATTTTAACAAGGTGGTTCTTGATGGAGACTTACTTTGGATTCACGATGAGAAAGGGATATTGCTGATGAAAGTCACAAAATCAGTGAACTGA
- the LOC141691707 gene encoding uncharacterized protein LOC141691707, with translation MVECTFSGPQDLTPEEQLIRTPRKWKLFVDGSVAGKICGADLILSSFEGFEICQAIRFDFSLTNNEAEYEALLAGMELARSLEAKHLRAFSDSMLRFSSVAHPQGNGAIEVANKIIFPGIKKRLGETKGRWSEELSWILWAYQTTPKSSIGETHFRMAYRMEALITVEVGLESYQTEVYSVETNNFRLRANMDFLEEEREAAHQRNMKYLLQEAQHYDSGIKKRSFGVGDLVLRELAASIPAKQGKLRPN, from the exons ATGGTCGAATGCACGTTTTCGGGGCCGCAGGATCTCACCCCGGAAGAACAGCTCATTCGGACTCCTAGGAAATGGAAACTCTTTGTAGACGGGTCAGTCGCAGGGAAAATATGTGGGGCCGACTTAATACTTTCCAGCTTCGAAGGGTTTGAGATATGCCAGGCTATAAGATTTGACTTTTCCCTCACCAATAATGAAGCAGAGTACGAAGCACTCCTCGCGGGAATGGAGTTGGCCCGAAGTCTTGAGGCGAAGCACCTGAGGGCCTTCAGCGATTCTATGCTG AGGTTCAGCTCAGTCGCCCATCCACAAGGGAATGGGGCAATCGAAGTGGCAAACAAAATAATCTTTCCAGGAATAAAGAAGAGGTTGGGCGAAACTAAAGGAAGGTGGTCCGAAGAGCTCTCTTGGATCTTGTGGGCTTATCAAACGACCCCTAAATCTTCAATAGGGGAAACTCATTTTAGGATGGCCTACAGGATGGAAGCCCTAATTACAGTTGAAGTAGGCTTGGAGTCGTACCAAACTGAGGTCTACAGCGTGGAAACTAACAACTTCAGGCTAAGAGCGAACATGGACTTCTTGGAAGAAGAAAGAGAGGCTGCCCACCAAAGGAACATGAAATATTTGCTACAGGAAGCCCAACACTATGACTCCGGAATCAAGAAGAGGTCATTCGGAGTAGGAGACCTAGTCCTAAGAGAGCTGGCTGCTTCCATTCCAGCAAAACAAGGGAAGCTTCGGCCGAATTGA